From the genome of Cenarchaeum symbiont of Oopsacas minuta:
AAAAAAATAGAAGTGTAAAAAAATTTGAAGCAATGGGCAGAATGCTCCGATGGCATCGTGATGATTTACAAGGATTCTTGAAAATATATCGCAAACGTAGTAATGTAGAATCTACGTTTTCATCTATGAAAAGAAGACTATCTGGTACCTTGAGTGCACGCAAGCTTGATACACAGAAAATTGAATTGGGCTTTTTTGTCTTGTGTCATAATCTTCACGTATTGGCAACGAACTAACTCTGATGCAACAGATGTTGGATTCGTCTCTCTAGCCTTGGCTATACTCAAAAATCTAGATTTGTGCATTTTGATGGTTTGAGTGATTTTGATATCGTTAATTTGGATGGGATTGCAGGTAAATGTGTTGGAATTATTGATGAATTCTCGTATTCATGGACAGAGCCTTGCATCTATTTACCTTTACGATCAGAAAATAGCAGATGCCAACATGTTGATCTACAAGAATGTGCACACAAGTAGAGATACTCAAGACGTTCCTGGAATTGCCGATTTTACAGCTTTGACGATTGCATCAG
Proteins encoded in this window:
- a CDS encoding Transposase is translated as KNRSVKKFEAMGRMLRWHRDDLQGFLKIYRKRSNVESTFSSMKRRLSGTLSARKLDTQKIELGFFVLCHNLHVLATN
- a CDS encoding Transposase, encoding MILISLIWMGLQVNVLELLMNSRIHGQSLASIYLYDQKIADANMLIYKNVHTSRDTQDVPGIADFTALTIASEIERFSDPEKLKSYAVLVPSVRNSADVVHHPTMLCDHATMGFSRINPLSRDVCTKK